A window of Rhododendron vialii isolate Sample 1 chromosome 11a, ASM3025357v1 genomic DNA:
ATGCTGTAAGGCTTGCTGGTGAAAATGAGaccaatagtttttttttgggttctttttTCCTCGTACCTCCTTCTCTCTTACTATCGTTATGGTAATTCATCCTGCTTGTCATTGCTTTTTCAGATTGTTTACATACGTTTGGATGTAAAGTTTAACTGTTAAAAATGAAATCCTTATGCTTCCTGTGGTGATGGAGACTTTTGGGTTATTTCCAGTTGTTAGGAATGTTAAATATGAAATACTCTTTCTGTAATGGGAAGGTGCTAAATGCTTTGATGCCTTACTTTTTTTTAGTGCCTTCAGGTTTTACTTTGATTTGAAGTTTATAGTTTCATTTTGGTTCCGTTTGGTAACTGGTGGGTGTCACAACAATATACTGTATACACAGGATAGGGATTGGACTCAGAACCAAAGCAATGATGATCCAAGACTTTCTGGTGAAACTGAGACCAAGAAAGACAAAGGTGTTTATGTTGGTGTAGAGGATGATATCCAAAGTGAGGACAGCAATTGCCAAACTGATTCTAATTATGACGGTCTGGCTGATATTTGGAAGGAAATGAATGTGGCATTTGAATGTTGCAAGGTAATTTATGTTTGATATCATCGCATGTCATAGCCTCGAAAAAGTTCCATTGCCATATTTCCGTTGAAATTCACTTGGGGCACGAGATAGGCCTTACATCAAGGATGCTTTTCTTCTAAGGAAAATTGTGCCATGTCTTTTCCTTTTAGTTACTTGTATGTTTGTGGGATAGAGGATTTTGAAAGGCGCGCTTAAGATATCAGTGCTTTAATTTTGTCTATTTAGTTAATGTTTGGTTATACATGTTTTGTGGTTGAATTGGTAATGGGCAATCGGACACAAGTATTCTATCATGTGTACTGGAAACAGAAATTTGATTGTAACATGTTTCCTAAACTGGACACCACCTTTGACTTAGGTTgaaaacttttctttttatgtCTTGTAGGATACTACTGAAGATCCTCTACCTGATGAACTTGTAAGAGAGGGGCTAGATGAATGTGACCATACTTTTGTGTTGAAGGATGATCTTGGTTATGTTTGCCGAATTTGTGGTGTGATCCAGAGAGGAATCGAAACCATAATTGAGTACCAGTACGCAAAGGTATGTATTAAACTGAAATCACTTGCTTTACCTACTCTTTCCCCTTGTTTCTTTGTAACAAAGCTTGAACATTTGCTGTACTTGTGTGcacttatatttttttccctctatttGTTTACTTGAATAATTGGTTCCATTTGTAGTTTTTGTCTGCAATGCCTTCTCTATGTTCATTACATGTACGTTGTTGCTGATACATCCATTCTTCTCCCCTGCAAAACATTTTGTCGGAATGTACTGCTTTTTCTCCTTTGGAAATTCTCTGAGGAACATattctatttttgtttgatttaggGTGCAAGGACTACACGAACATATTGGTATGAAGGCCAGAGTATGAAGGACATGGAACCTACTGAAATCCTTCGTGATGGGGTTAAATTGTCAGGACAGGATTTCATTGTCAGCGAAATCTCTGTTCATCCCAGACATAGGAAGCAAATGAAACCCCACCAAGTGGCGGGCTTCAATTTCCTACTGAGTAACTTGGTTGCAGAGAACCCAGGTGGCTGCATCATGGCCCATGCTCCAGGCTCTGGAAAAACTTTTATGATAATAAGTTTCATACAGAGTTTTCTTGCAAAGTATCCCAATGCTAGACCACTGGTGGTACTACCAAGAGGCATCTTGGCTATATGGAAGAAAGAATTTCAAAGATGGCAAATTGAGGAAATTCCGCTCTATGACTTTTACTCCGCAAGGGCGGATAATCGTTCTCAGCAACTGGAAGTGCTCAAAAAATGGGAAGATCACAAGAGCATTCTCTTTCTTGGGTATAAGCAATTTTCTTCTATTGTATGCGATAATGAAACAAACAAGACTTCTGCTACTTGCCAAGAGTTATTGTTGACATGTCCATCCATTCTCATATTGGACGAAGGTCATACTCCTAGAAATGAGGACACTGATGTCCTGAACTCCCTCAAGAAAGTCCGGACCCCGCGGAAAGTTGTACTTTCGGGCACTCTTTATCAGAATCATGTGAAAGAGGTGTTCAACATTTTTGACCTTGTTCGTCCTAAATTTATTAGGTGGGATACTTCCCGTGCCATTATGAGGCGGATCTTGAGCAGAGTGTCCAGGAAAAATGTGAAAGTAAAAGGTTTAGAAAATGCTTTCTATGAAGCTGTAGAGTGCACGCTGCAGAAGGACGATGATTTCAAGAGGAAGATATCCGTGATCCAAGACTTGCGTGAAATGACGAGCAAGGTTCTCCATTTTTACAAGGGAGATTTCCTTGATGAATTACCTGGACTTGTTGATTTCACTGTGCTTCTTGATCTCAGCCCAAGACAGAAGCTTGAAGTTGAAgatttgaaaaagataggaAAGAAGTTCAAAATTAGTTCTGATGGAAGTGCACTTTACGTACACCCACAGTTGAGATACCCCTTGAAGAAGTCTTCatccagagaaagagagagacccGATGATACTGAGATGGATCAACTATTAGAAAAGGTGGAAGTTAGAGAAGGGGTGAAGGCAAAGTTCTTTCTTAATCTGTTAGGGTTATGTGAATCTGGTGGTGAGAAGCTGCTGGTTTTTAGCCAGTATCTCCAGCCGCTCAAATTCTTGGAAAGACTTGTGGTGAAAGTGAAGGGATGGAGTCTAGGAAAAGAAATTTTCGTTATCACCGGTGACTCCAATTCCGAAAATAGAGAGTGGTCCATGGATTGCTTTAATACGTCCACTGATGCTAGGGTTTTCTTTGGTTCAATAAAAGCATGTGGGGAAGGGATATCTCTAGTTGGTGCCTCTCGTATCATTATACTTGACGTCCATTTGAATCCATCAGTTACCCGCCAAGCAATAGGTCGGGCATTCCGACCAGGTCAAGTGAAGAAAGTATACACTTACAGGTTGGTTGCCGCTGAATCACCGGAAGAGGAAGACCACTCTACTTGCTCTAAAAAGGAGTCCATTTCAAAGATGTGGTTTGAATGGAATGAATGCTGTGGTCACAAAGAGTTTGAAATGCAGTCTGTCAATGTGAACGACTGTGGCGACCTCTTCTTGGAATCCCCCAAGTTGAGTGAAGATGTAAAAGCTCTGTATAAATGGTAGGTCGAAGTTTATACACTTTTCATTAGTTAAACAATGGAAACGTACCGTAGTTTAAGTAGCTGTAATGTCTTCTACTTTGTTTCAGGTAAATAGCGGATATGAGGCATGGATTATAGACGTAAATTAAACACCCATCCTCTTTACTGAGTTTCATGTCGGAGTTTTTCCGAAGTAAAGGTTTGTCAAGAAGTGCCGGATGTTCCCTTTggaacaattttgtttttttatcctttGGCAGTCAAGTTTCTTCTGTTTAAGGTTTTGTAGAGCTAGTGTTAGTCCAATCAGGATCTTCATTActgctttggttttttttttgaacaatgaTTCACTGCGGCTTTGTATGTTGCAGCAAGTGAATCTTGACTCTTTTTCAATCTGCCAAACTTTGTGAATGTTGCAGCAAGTGAATCTCAACTCTTTTTCAATCTGCCAAAACTTAGTATAGTTGTCTTGTACATTGACCAGCTTATGGCACAAGAGCGTAACAGTGAAATACAAATATCTGGAAATTATGCGGACATTCCTATCTGTTGAAGCCCGGTCTAAAGGCTCTAAGTGGATGATCATAAACTTTCATCCATACGTTATATGTCTCGATGTCCATACATAGTGTTGATTGATGTCTCATCGACATGATTGATAATCTAGATGAGCTTTAACAATAAACCCTTCTCAATCATCAAAGTGGGCCCCCATAACGGGGGCTCCTACGGACGCATAGTCCCTTCGGAGTTCATGATCCAGACACAGGCTCGAGGAAACAGAAATTCTGGGTGCAACCGTGCGGTAACACAAACAAGCATAGTAGCACCAAAGCCAAGTGCCCACCTCCTAAATATCTTTGTTACCCAAGCCGATCCAGTGTTTTATTCCCAACCCCAAAGTTGAAGCAATATATATCTTACAAATTCCTGCAGCCtatatatgacaaaaaaaataagcatctTATCTTTACAAATATTCTAACCTTCCAAATCTTTGGTCATAGTACATCCGTGTTCCATATACCTTATATGCAAAGGTTCTAACCCCTTTGAAGCCTAGTCCCCCCTTCTTCACTCCAGAGGAGCACAAAAATTCACCAAACCAGTTTTCCCATCAAACATTTCTTATGCTACAAAATCATGGAACATATGCGAGGAACCGAACCTTTGAGACCGGTTTCCGGAATCCATGCAGTCAAAATCTGTTGTCTGAGGACTCACCGAAGACGGTGCAGTGTTATAGACCTCATCCCCTCTCATGGTAACGAAACCGTGATGAGTATCAACGGTCATTGGGAATCCATCACCCTCACGATGCTGGAGTCCTAATGTGAGAGAAAccccatttccatttccaaagCTTCCCAACTCTGAGATCATAAACCTCCCACTACCTCCATCAGACTGAACAATGGTGTTCGGAAAGAGATTACTgtcatccaaacaaagcctttgCTCCCCCTTCGACCTCAATACCCCATACTCAGTTTCAGTTCCCACCATTTCCCCATGGGGAATGAGATTGTGCTTCGAGTCGAGGTATTGTCCGGTTCCATGTCGCTCGGTGGGTACAGAAGTTGCACTTTGTTTGAAATCTTCATTTCTATCCTCACATGCAGTGATATCACCTTTTGTTGCTTTAGGTTCGCCTTCAGATGAAGAATTAGAGTCCATCTCGGCATCACCGGTCTCTTCTTTGTACATCTCTTCAACCATGGGCTTCCAGAGACGCACCCGTGCATTTATAAACCAGTTTGAGACCTGagatgaaaaaagaaagtatATCAGTACATTATACAAGTAGAACAAATGACAAAATGCTCCATAAATTTGAAAGAAATGAATTATGAAGAAGC
This region includes:
- the LOC131307946 gene encoding protein CHROMATIN REMODELING 35 isoform X2; protein product: MMGGAIKGGADNSSKPVAAKFSPIMYYKRRLKGMRCRAQEPGQKKARTDNSDPFAVPNLLEELNCSRFGSVTDEIKDLLARRSQAINSYFRMHSTDLDVEKKLTKEESQEKQLETPLALPDVILLEDNSVADHAVTGRLEVVHIDSDVEETGDQRRLEVVHIDSDVEEKGDQRPFNPYREPAAEFLVDDFLDRDWTQNQSNDDPRLSGETETKKDKGVYVGVEDDIQSEDSNCQTDSNYDGLADIWKEMNVAFECCKDTTEDPLPDELVREGLDECDHTFVLKDDLGYVCRICGVIQRGIETIIEYQYAKGARTTRTYWYEGQSMKDMEPTEILRDGVKLSGQDFIVSEISVHPRHRKQMKPHQVAGFNFLLSNLVAENPGGCIMAHAPGSGKTFMIISFIQSFLAKYPNARPLVVLPRGILAIWKKEFQRWQIEEIPLYDFYSARADNRSQQLEVLKKWEDHKSILFLGYKQFSSIVCDNETNKTSATCQELLLTCPSILILDEGHTPRNEDTDVLNSLKKVRTPRKVVLSGTLYQNHVKEVFNIFDLVRPKFIRWDTSRAIMRRILSRVSRKNVKVKGLENAFYEAVECTLQKDDDFKRKISVIQDLREMTSKVLHFYKGDFLDELPGLVDFTVLLDLSPRQKLEVEDLKKIGKKFKISSDGSALYVHPQLRYPLKKSSSRERERPDDTEMDQLLEKVEVREGVKAKFFLNLLGLCESGGEKLLVFSQYLQPLKFLERLVVKVKGWSLGKEIFVITGDSNSENREWSMDCFNTSTDARVFFGSIKACGEGISLVGASRIIILDVHLNPSVTRQAIGRAFRPGQVKKVYTYRLVAAESPEEEDHSTCSKKESISKMWFEWNECCGHKEFEMQSVNVNDCGDLFLESPKLSEDVKALYKW
- the LOC131307946 gene encoding protein CHROMATIN REMODELING 35 isoform X4, with product MFPLVIVIAVSVTLCACLHAWKVLIHGESEISCYKFQLMYYKRRLKGMRCRAQEPGQKKARTDNSDPFAVPNLLEELNCSRFGSVTDEIKDLLARRSQAINSYFRMHSTDLDVEKKLTKEESQEKQLETPLALPDVILLEDNSVADHAVTGRLEVVHIDSDVEEKGDQRPFNPYREPAAEFLVDDFLDRDWTQNQSNDDPRLSGETETKKDKGVYVGVEDDIQSEDSNCQTDSNYDGLADIWKEMNVAFECCKDTTEDPLPDELVREGLDECDHTFVLKDDLGYVCRICGVIQRGIETIIEYQYAKGARTTRTYWYEGQSMKDMEPTEILRDGVKLSGQDFIVSEISVHPRHRKQMKPHQVAGFNFLLSNLVAENPGGCIMAHAPGSGKTFMIISFIQSFLAKYPNARPLVVLPRGILAIWKKEFQRWQIEEIPLYDFYSARADNRSQQLEVLKKWEDHKSILFLGYKQFSSIVCDNETNKTSATCQELLLTCPSILILDEGHTPRNEDTDVLNSLKKVRTPRKVVLSGTLYQNHVKEVFNIFDLVRPKFIRWDTSRAIMRRILSRVSRKNVKVKGLENAFYEAVECTLQKDDDFKRKISVIQDLREMTSKVLHFYKGDFLDELPGLVDFTVLLDLSPRQKLEVEDLKKIGKKFKISSDGSALYVHPQLRYPLKKSSSRERERPDDTEMDQLLEKVEVREGVKAKFFLNLLGLCESGGEKLLVFSQYLQPLKFLERLVVKVKGWSLGKEIFVITGDSNSENREWSMDCFNTSTDARVFFGSIKACGEGISLVGASRIIILDVHLNPSVTRQAIGRAFRPGQVKKVYTYRLVAAESPEEEDHSTCSKKESISKMWFEWNECCGHKEFEMQSVNVNDCGDLFLESPKLSEDVKALYKW
- the LOC131307946 gene encoding protein CHROMATIN REMODELING 35 isoform X3 — encoded protein: MGGAIKGGADNSSKPVAAKFSPIMYYKRRLKGMRCRAQEPGQKKARTDNSDPFAVPNLLEELNCSRFGSVTDEIKDLLARRSQAINSYFRMHSTDLDVEKKLTKEESQEKQLETPLALPDVILLEDNSVADHAVTGRLEVVHIDSDVEETGDQRRLEVVHIDSDVEEKGDQRPFNPYREPAAEFLVDDFLDRDWTQNQSNDDPRLSGETETKKDKGVYVGVEDDIQSEDSNCQTDSNYDGLADIWKEMNVAFECCKDTTEDPLPDELVREGLDECDHTFVLKDDLGYVCRICGVIQRGIETIIEYQYAKGARTTRTYWYEGQSMKDMEPTEILRDGVKLSGQDFIVSEISVHPRHRKQMKPHQVAGFNFLLSNLVAENPGGCIMAHAPGSGKTFMIISFIQSFLAKYPNARPLVVLPRGILAIWKKEFQRWQIEEIPLYDFYSARADNRSQQLEVLKKWEDHKSILFLGYKQFSSIVCDNETNKTSATCQELLLTCPSILILDEGHTPRNEDTDVLNSLKKVRTPRKVVLSGTLYQNHVKEVFNIFDLVRPKFIRWDTSRAIMRRILSRVSRKNVKVKGLENAFYEAVECTLQKDDDFKRKISVIQDLREMTSKVLHFYKGDFLDELPGLVDFTVLLDLSPRQKLEVEDLKKIGKKFKISSDGSALYVHPQLRYPLKKSSSRERERPDDTEMDQLLEKVEVREGVKAKFFLNLLGLCESGGEKLLVFSQYLQPLKFLERLVVKVKGWSLGKEIFVITGDSNSENREWSMDCFNTSTDARVFFGSIKACGEGISLVGASRIIILDVHLNPSVTRQAIGRAFRPGQVKKVYTYRLVAAESPEEEDHSTCSKKESISKMWFEWNECCGHKEFEMQSVNVNDCGDLFLESPKLSEDVKALYKW
- the LOC131307946 gene encoding protein CHROMATIN REMODELING 35 isoform X1, whose product is MFPLVIVIAVSVTLCACLHAWKVLIHGESEISCYKFQLMYYKRRLKGMRCRAQEPGQKKARTDNSDPFAVPNLLEELNCSRFGSVTDEIKDLLARRSQAINSYFRMHSTDLDVEKKLTKEESQEKQLETPLALPDVILLEDNSVADHAVTGRLEVVHIDSDVEETGDQRRLEVVHIDSDVEEKGDQRPFNPYREPAAEFLVDDFLDRDWTQNQSNDDPRLSGETETKKDKGVYVGVEDDIQSEDSNCQTDSNYDGLADIWKEMNVAFECCKDTTEDPLPDELVREGLDECDHTFVLKDDLGYVCRICGVIQRGIETIIEYQYAKGARTTRTYWYEGQSMKDMEPTEILRDGVKLSGQDFIVSEISVHPRHRKQMKPHQVAGFNFLLSNLVAENPGGCIMAHAPGSGKTFMIISFIQSFLAKYPNARPLVVLPRGILAIWKKEFQRWQIEEIPLYDFYSARADNRSQQLEVLKKWEDHKSILFLGYKQFSSIVCDNETNKTSATCQELLLTCPSILILDEGHTPRNEDTDVLNSLKKVRTPRKVVLSGTLYQNHVKEVFNIFDLVRPKFIRWDTSRAIMRRILSRVSRKNVKVKGLENAFYEAVECTLQKDDDFKRKISVIQDLREMTSKVLHFYKGDFLDELPGLVDFTVLLDLSPRQKLEVEDLKKIGKKFKISSDGSALYVHPQLRYPLKKSSSRERERPDDTEMDQLLEKVEVREGVKAKFFLNLLGLCESGGEKLLVFSQYLQPLKFLERLVVKVKGWSLGKEIFVITGDSNSENREWSMDCFNTSTDARVFFGSIKACGEGISLVGASRIIILDVHLNPSVTRQAIGRAFRPGQVKKVYTYRLVAAESPEEEDHSTCSKKESISKMWFEWNECCGHKEFEMQSVNVNDCGDLFLESPKLSEDVKALYKW